A single window of Anaerocolumna chitinilytica DNA harbors:
- a CDS encoding discoidin domain-containing protein: MKIVRPVIIVLLCALNIYLFGYAPGTIKEPSQKVDAANVTVVSAPDQTEATEHPDFKKKEYKLVLPEGTNIALKKKVDASSFNDVYTPRKVTDGVALGVSYWEGKSDYPNYLTVDLESVQQFHAIRVALSPMAIWGKRTQTFAVNLSDDGKNFKPFIDSKQYTFDPDTGNEVQLLFDDTKARYVQLVFTENSGAGGGQVAEFEVYQK, encoded by the coding sequence ATGAAAATAGTACGTCCTGTTATTATAGTACTTTTATGTGCATTAAATATATATCTTTTTGGTTATGCCCCCGGAACTATAAAAGAGCCATCTCAGAAGGTGGATGCCGCAAATGTAACGGTTGTCAGTGCGCCGGATCAGACAGAAGCTACGGAGCATCCGGATTTTAAGAAGAAAGAATATAAGCTGGTACTGCCGGAAGGAACTAATATCGCTTTAAAGAAGAAAGTTGATGCCAGCAGCTTTAACGATGTCTATACCCCGAGAAAAGTAACGGACGGAGTTGCACTTGGCGTTTCTTACTGGGAGGGCAAGTCAGATTATCCGAATTATCTTACGGTAGATTTAGAGAGCGTTCAGCAGTTCCATGCTATCAGGGTGGCGCTAAGCCCTATGGCGATATGGGGAAAGAGAACCCAGACCTTTGCTGTTAATTTAAGTGATGACGGAAAGAACTTTAAACCTTTTATAGACAGCAAACAGTATACCTTCGATCCGGATACCGGTAATGAAGTACAGCTGCTCTTTGATGATACTAAGGCTAGATATGTTCAGCTTGTATTTACAGAAAATTCAGGTGCCGGCGGCGGTCAGGTCGCAGAGTTTGAGGTTTATCAAAAGTAG